A single Hippocampus zosterae strain Florida chromosome 19, ASM2543408v3, whole genome shotgun sequence DNA region contains:
- the stx11b.1 gene encoding syntaxin-11b.1 produces the protein MRDRLSNMQELSSNHVESMEYSESALSESLSNVDLEDELPHEAVVFDNSPAVAKIFEQAQAIHKDIQLIRLEVKRLREQNSRMFQGVTTMSTIKRDANTIGADIKTRAERVLSNLRDMDNTAHKLDEIHGPNSAVTRIARTQYASLSNGFRDAMFDYNEAEMSHRDTCKAQIQRQMEIVGREVTGDEVEEMIEKGHWNIFTDNVMAEGKTARTALSQIEKRHQELVDLENRIKGVHEIFLDLALLVEEQGPMLNSIETNVQKTDENLQDALFKLGKAKRHDRNNPFKKMFCSCFPCFD, from the coding sequence ATGAGGGACCGACTGAGCAACATGCAGGAATTGTCCAGCAACCACGTGGAGTCGATGGAGTATTCCGAGTCGGCTTTATCGGAATCCCTTAGCAACGTGGATTTGGAGGACGAGCTCCCCCATGAGGCGGTGGTGTTCGACAACAGCCCCGCCGTCGCAAAAATCTTCGAGCAGGCGCAGGCCATCCACAAAGACATCCAGCTCATTCGTCTGGAAGTGAAACGGCTGCGCGAGCAGAACTCTCGCATGTTCCAGGGCGTCACCACCATGAGCACCATCAAGAGGGACGCAAACACCATCGGCGCCGATATAAAGACACGGGCCGAGCGCGTGTTGTCCAACCTGCGGGACATGGATAACACGGCCCACAAATTGGATGAAATCCACGGCCCCAATTCAGCCGTCACGCGCATCGCCCGGACCCAGTACGCCTCCCTGAGCAACGGCTTCCGTGACGCTATGTTTGATTATAACGAGGCGGAAATGAGCCACCGAGACACCTGTAAAGCCCAGATCCAGAGGCAGATGGAAATCGTGGGGCGCGAGGTGACCGGCGACGAGGTGGAGGAGATGATCGAGAAAGGCCACTGGAACATCTTTACCGACAACGTCATGGCGGAGGGCAAAACGGCTCGCACGGCTCTATCCCAGATCGAGAAGCGCCACCAGGAACTGGTGGATCTGGAGAACCGCATCAAGGGGGTTCACGAGATCTTCCTGGATCTCGCCCTGCTGGTGGAGGAGCAAGGCCCCATGCTCAACTCCATCGAGACCAATGTTCAGAAAACAGACGAAAACTTGCAGGATGCGCTCTTTAAACTCGGCAAGGCCAAGCGTCACGACAGGAACAATCCGTTTAAAAAGATGTTTTGTAGTTGCTTCCCTTGCTTTGACTAA